Proteins from one Panthera leo isolate Ple1 chromosome D1, P.leo_Ple1_pat1.1, whole genome shotgun sequence genomic window:
- the LOC122200415 gene encoding olfactory receptor 4P4-like, protein MGNRNNVTVFILLGLSQNKNVEILCFILFSFCYVAIWMGNLLIMISITCSPLINQPMYFFLNCLSLSDLSYTSTVTPKLLIDLLAERKTISYSNCMTQLFILHFLGGIEIFILTGMAYDRYVAICRPLHYTVIMSRQRCNTIITACCTGAFLHSASQFLLTIFLPFCGPNEIDHYFCDVYPLLKLACTDTYRIGVLVIVDSGLIALLAFVILMASYFLILYTIRAYPAESRAKALSTCSSHVTVVILFFVPVLFIYIRPATTLPEDKVFALFYTIIAPMFNPLIYTLRNMEMRDAMKKIWFRHLFLEGK, encoded by the coding sequence ATGGGAAATAGAAACAACGTCACCGTGTTTATTCTCTTGGGactctctcaaaacaagaacGTTGAAATCCTctgctttatattattttcattttgctacgTCGCCATTTGGATGGGCAATCTGCTCATAATGATTTCCATCACATGCAGTCCACTCATTAACCAACCTatgtatttcttccttaattgTCTCTCACTTTCTGACCTTAGCTACACATCAACAGTGACACCCAAACTTCTGATTGATTTGCTGGCAGAGAGGAAGACCATTTCCTACAGTAACTGCATGACACAGCTCTTTATCCTCCACTTTCTCGGAGGCATCGAGATCTTCATCCTCACGgggatggcctatgaccgctacgtGGCCATCTGCAGGCCCCTGCACTACACGGTCATCATGAGCAGACAGAGGTGCAACACAATCATCACAGCCTGCTGCACGGGGGCATTTCTACACTCTGCCAGCCAGTTCCTTCTCACCATCTTCTTACCCTTCTGTGGCCCCAATGAGATAGACCACTACTTCTGCGACGTGTATCCTCTCCTGAAACTGGCCTGCACTGACACGTACAGAATTGGCGTCTTGGTAATTGTCGATTCAGGTCTGATTGCCTTACTGGCTTTTGTGATTTTGATGGCGTCCTATTTTCTGATTCTGTACACCATCAGGGCTTACCCTGCAGAGAGCCGCGCCAAAGCTCTGTCCACCTGTAGTTCCCATGTGACAGTTGTGATTCTGTTCTTTGTGCCTGTTCTCTTCATTTATATTCGACCAGCCACGACACTTCCAGAAGACAAAGTGTTTGCTCTCTTCTACACCATCATTGCCCCCATGTTCAACCCTCTGATCTACACGCTGAGAAACATGGAGATGAGGGATGCCATGAAGAAAATATGGTTTCGTCATTTGTTCTTGGAAGGGAAGTAA